The nucleotide sequence TCGATCACGGCAAGACCACACTGACCGCCGCAATCACGAAGTGCCTCGCCACAGAAGGCAGTGCAGAGTACACAGCCTACGACATGATCGACAAGGCTCCTGAAGAGAGGGAGCGCGGAATCACCATCAACATCGCGCACGTCGAGTACCAGACGGAGAAGAGGCACTACGCTCACATCGACTGCCCCGGCCACGCC is from Synergistaceae bacterium and encodes:
- the tuf gene encoding elongation factor Tu (EF-Tu; promotes GTP-dependent binding of aminoacyl-tRNA to the A-site of ribosomes during protein biosynthesis; when the tRNA anticodon matches the mRNA codon, GTP hydrolysis results; the inactive EF-Tu-GDP leaves the ribosome and release of GDP is promoted by elongation factor Ts; many prokaryotes have two copies of the gene encoding EF-Tu): MAKEKFERNKPHLNIGTIGHIDHGKTTLTAAITKCLATEGSAEYTAYDMIDKAPEERERGITINIAHVEYQTEKRHYAHIDCPGHA